In Aulosira sp. FACHB-615, the following are encoded in one genomic region:
- a CDS encoding ankyrin repeat domain-containing protein has translation MTENNDVLLLKAAKSGDIKRLSEILAAGVNIDACDRDGTTALMYAANLGYTEIVRSLLDAGANINLPRKRYGLTALMLAASNKQTDIVQLLISRGADVNAINEDGSTALMAAALKGYIEIVQILLAAGAKVNIADKDDDTALKLAVKQGHLAVVQLASQNDADVNIQDEDGETLLMIAADVGNLGIVQALLAAGADVNLQNSDGGTALLAAAAAGNSAIASALLEKDAQVNLQDKDGETALHIAVVEGHLEVVQVLLSHGANVQLRNNLGDTPILVSVLQGHSQILEALLRSSANSYRELEIPLMAAISLGHTKTVKVLLDYGANPNTLGNDSQTALLKAAKRNDIEIIQLLVAKGANVNFQDIAGATALMWAASGGYTKTVQILLQAGANPNLKNRGGYTALMLAEFNGYQDIVKLLQTADAQE, from the coding sequence ATGACGGAAAACAACGATGTCTTGCTGCTGAAGGCTGCGAAAAGTGGAGATATCAAGCGGCTGAGTGAGATTTTAGCGGCTGGTGTCAATATAGATGCGTGCGATCGCGATGGGACGACGGCATTAATGTATGCTGCTAATTTAGGCTACACCGAAATTGTGCGATCGCTTTTAGATGCCGGGGCAAATATCAACTTACCCAGAAAACGCTATGGTTTAACAGCGTTGATGTTGGCTGCAAGTAATAAACAAACAGATATTGTGCAGCTTTTAATATCTAGAGGTGCTGATGTTAATGCTATCAACGAAGATGGCAGCACCGCCTTAATGGCAGCTGCACTCAAAGGTTATATAGAAATAGTCCAAATATTACTCGCTGCTGGCGCGAAGGTAAATATTGCTGATAAAGATGATGACACTGCTTTGAAATTGGCAGTCAAACAAGGACACCTCGCGGTTGTGCAACTCGCATCACAAAATGATGCAGATGTAAATATTCAAGATGAAGATGGCGAAACACTGTTGATGATTGCGGCGGATGTGGGAAATTTAGGAATTGTCCAAGCATTGTTAGCGGCTGGCGCAGATGTTAACTTACAAAACAGCGATGGTGGTACAGCATTATTAGCGGCGGCGGCGGCTGGTAATAGTGCGATCGCTTCTGCTTTACTAGAAAAAGATGCCCAAGTGAATCTGCAAGACAAAGACGGTGAAACAGCATTACATATTGCCGTTGTGGAAGGACATCTTGAGGTAGTGCAAGTTTTACTAAGCCACGGTGCAAATGTCCAACTGAGAAATAACTTAGGCGACACACCCATATTAGTCTCTGTATTGCAAGGACACAGCCAAATTCTCGAAGCCTTGCTGCGTTCTAGTGCAAACTCATATCGAGAATTAGAAATTCCTTTAATGGCCGCCATATCCTTGGGACACACCAAAACAGTCAAAGTATTATTAGACTATGGCGCTAATCCCAATACTTTAGGGAATGATAGCCAGACAGCATTACTCAAAGCTGCTAAACGCAATGACATAGAAATCATTCAACTGTTAGTAGCCAAAGGCGCAAATGTCAATTTTCAAGACATAGCCGGAGCCACAGCATTAATGTGGGCTGCCTCTGGAGGCTACACTAAAACTGTGCAGATATTACTCCAAGCTGGTGCAAACCCCAATTTAAAAAATCGTGGTGGTTATACAGCTTTGATGCTGGCAGAATTTAACGGCTATCAAGATATCGTCAAACTTTTGCAAACAGCCGACGCACAGGAATAA
- a CDS encoding DUF4079 domain-containing protein, with the protein MSLELSPVVKYWLNFFHPLIMWVLLALSLYAAYLGLQVQRTRNAQGEEKKELIKGKFNIKHYQMGSIILALMVAGAVGGMAVTYINNGKLFVGPHLLAGLGMTSLVAFSASLSPFMQKGANWARITHILLNFAILGLFTWQAITGVQIVQRILSNA; encoded by the coding sequence ATGAGTCTGGAACTGTCTCCCGTGGTGAAATACTGGCTTAACTTTTTCCACCCGCTAATCATGTGGGTACTTTTGGCGCTTTCACTTTATGCTGCTTATTTGGGATTGCAAGTACAGCGTACCAGAAACGCTCAAGGTGAAGAAAAGAAAGAACTGATTAAAGGCAAATTTAACATCAAACACTACCAAATGGGGTCTATCATCTTAGCTTTGATGGTAGCTGGTGCAGTTGGTGGGATGGCTGTTACCTATATTAACAACGGCAAGTTATTTGTCGGGCCGCACTTACTGGCGGGGCTAGGAATGACTAGTTTAGTAGCGTTTTCTGCTTCCCTCTCTCCTTTTATGCAAAAAGGCGCAAATTGGGCAAGAATCACGCATATATTGTTAAATTTTGCGATTTTAGGTCTATTTACTTGGCAGGCTATTACTGGCGTGCAGATTGTACAAAGAATTTTGAGTAATGCTTAG